The Crocosphaera subtropica ATCC 51142 genome includes a window with the following:
- the rplU gene encoding 50S ribosomal protein L21 — protein sequence MSYAIIEAGGTQIRVEPGRFYDINRLTANEDGSYVIDKVLLINNDDEITIGQPYIEGATVEGTVLEERRGRKVIVYKMRPKKKTRKKRGHRQELSRLMINSISLNGSVIAETTSDSEE from the coding sequence ATGAGCTACGCTATTATTGAGGCAGGGGGAACCCAAATTCGGGTTGAGCCTGGCCGTTTTTATGATATTAATCGTCTTACTGCTAACGAAGATGGTTCCTATGTCATTGATAAGGTCTTATTAATTAACAATGATGATGAAATCACCATTGGACAGCCTTATATCGAAGGGGCAACGGTAGAAGGAACGGTTCTTGAAGAACGACGGGGACGCAAGGTCATTGTTTATAAAATGCGCCCCAAAAAGAAAACTCGTAAAAAACGGGGTCATCGTCAAGAATTAAGTCGTTTAATGATTAATTCTATTAGTCTCAATGGTTCTGTTATTGCAGAGACAACCTCAGACAGCGAAGAATAA
- the rpmA gene encoding 50S ribosomal protein L27 — protein sequence MAHKKGTGSTRNGRDSRSQRLGVKRYGGQVVKAGNILIRQRGTKVHPGNNVGRGNDDTLFALIDGIVTFEYKTKSRRKVSVYPVAAE from the coding sequence ATGGCTCACAAGAAAGGAACAGGAAGCACTAGAAACGGAAGAGACTCTCGGTCCCAGCGACTCGGAGTGAAACGCTACGGTGGACAAGTTGTTAAAGCTGGCAACATTCTTATTCGTCAACGGGGAACAAAAGTTCACCCAGGCAATAACGTAGGACGGGGTAACGATGATACCCTCTTTGCTTTAATTGATGGGATTGTTACTTTTGAGTATAAAACCAAAAGTCGCAGAAAAGTCAGCGTTTACCCTGTAGCTGCTGAATAA